In Hoeflea ulvae, one genomic interval encodes:
- a CDS encoding cupin domain-containing protein, whose translation MSENLFVYPEAVERFAFDWGHLTLTCGPKVNGACKFSAGVVHVPSGQGHTRRNHPGAEEIIYVLEGSGEQMIEDTDGNPVTQHVRAGCTIFVPESRFHSTLNTGSEPMKLFVVYSPAGPEEALRELPDFRLVLPPHD comes from the coding sequence ATGAGCGAGAATCTATTTGTCTATCCGGAAGCTGTGGAGCGATTCGCCTTTGACTGGGGCCATCTGACGCTGACCTGCGGGCCGAAGGTCAATGGCGCCTGCAAATTCTCGGCCGGGGTCGTCCATGTGCCGTCCGGCCAGGGCCACACCCGCCGCAATCATCCCGGCGCCGAGGAGATCATCTATGTGCTTGAAGGCAGCGGCGAGCAGATGATCGAGGATACCGACGGCAACCCGGTCACCCAACATGTGCGCGCCGGTTGCACCATCTTCGTGCCCGAAAGCCGTTTCCACTCGACGCTCAACACCGGCTCCGAGCCGATGAAGCTGTTTGTGGTCTACAGTCCGGCAGGGCCCGAGGAGGCGCTGCGCGAACTGCCCGATTTCCGCCTTGTCCTGCCGCCCCATGATTGA
- a CDS encoding phosphoenolpyruvate hydrolase family protein translates to MPAISRSDILARLTAMVAEGVPIIGGGAGTGLSAKAEEAGGIDLIIIYNSGRYRMAGRGSAAGLLAYGNANEIVKEMAVEVLPVVRHTPVLAGVNGTDPFILMPQFLAELKAMGFSGVQNFPTIGLFDGAMRQSFEETGMGFGLEVDMIAAAHELDLLTTPYVFNPEEAEAMTRAGADIIVAHMGVTTGGSIGATSAKSLDDCVSEIDGIAAAARAIRPDIIVLCHGGPISMPDDTAYVLSRCNGCHGFYGASSAERLPAETAIRDQIKTFKALPNLKGSQA, encoded by the coding sequence ATGCCAGCAATTTCCCGCTCCGACATTCTCGCACGACTCACAGCCATGGTGGCCGAAGGTGTTCCGATCATCGGCGGCGGGGCAGGGACCGGGCTTTCGGCCAAGGCCGAGGAGGCCGGCGGCATCGATCTGATCATCATCTACAATTCCGGCCGCTACCGCATGGCCGGTCGCGGCTCGGCCGCCGGGCTTCTGGCCTATGGCAATGCCAACGAGATCGTCAAGGAAATGGCGGTGGAAGTGCTGCCGGTGGTGCGTCACACCCCGGTGCTGGCCGGCGTCAACGGCACCGATCCCTTCATCCTGATGCCGCAATTCCTGGCGGAGCTGAAAGCCATGGGCTTTTCCGGGGTGCAGAATTTTCCGACCATCGGCCTGTTTGACGGCGCCATGCGACAGAGTTTCGAGGAGACCGGCATGGGCTTCGGTCTCGAGGTCGACATGATTGCGGCGGCCCACGAGCTGGATCTCCTGACCACGCCCTATGTCTTCAACCCGGAAGAGGCCGAAGCCATGACCCGCGCCGGCGCCGACATCATCGTCGCCCATATGGGGGTGACCACCGGCGGCAGCATCGGCGCGACGTCCGCCAAGAGCCTGGATGATTGCGTGAGCGAAATCGATGGCATCGCCGCAGCGGCGCGGGCGATTCGCCCCGACATCATCGTCCTGTGTCACGGCGGGCCGATCTCGATGCCCGATGACACCGCCTATGTGCTGTCGCGCTGCAATGGCTGCCACGGCTTTTACGGTGCAAGCTCGGCCGAAAGGCTGCCGGCGGAAACCGCCATCCGCGACCAGATCAAGACCTTCAAGGCGCTGCCAAATCTGAAAGGAAGCCAGGCATGA
- a CDS encoding Tm-1-like ATP-binding domain-containing protein, with product MKYVYVVGTADTKGAELAYLARRVADAGVPVRSLDVGTRAGSVEVDVSAGEMAAHHPDGADAVLGGDDRGVAVSAMGEAFARYVVGRDDIAAVIGFGGGGGTSIITEGMRALPYGLPKIMVSTLASGDVAPYVDISDIIMMPSVTDFAGLNQLSRMILHNAARAIAGMAASPYEKTDRQQSIGLTMFGVTTDCVTAIVSRLEATHDCMVFHATGVGGRTMEKLVDDRVLSGVLDITTTEVCDLLLGGVLPATAERFDAIARSGVPYVGSVGALDMVNFWAPDTVPEIHAGRKFYHHNPNVTLMRTTPEDCRRVGDWIGRKLNACNGPVRFLIPERGVSALDIEGGAFFDPEADAALFGAIEAAFETSENRRIERLPLHINDPAFASGRSRRLPVHHLT from the coding sequence TTGAAATACGTCTATGTGGTCGGCACTGCCGACACCAAGGGAGCGGAACTCGCCTATCTGGCGCGGCGTGTCGCCGATGCGGGTGTGCCGGTGCGCAGCCTTGATGTGGGAACCCGGGCGGGATCGGTCGAGGTCGATGTGAGCGCCGGGGAGATGGCCGCTCATCACCCCGACGGCGCAGATGCGGTGCTTGGCGGTGACGACCGCGGCGTGGCCGTCAGCGCCATGGGCGAGGCATTCGCACGGTATGTCGTCGGCCGCGACGATATTGCCGCAGTCATCGGTTTCGGCGGCGGCGGCGGCACCTCGATCATCACCGAGGGCATGCGCGCGCTGCCCTACGGGTTGCCGAAGATCATGGTCTCGACGCTGGCGTCCGGCGATGTTGCGCCCTATGTCGACATTTCCGACATCATCATGATGCCCTCGGTCACCGATTTTGCCGGGCTCAACCAGTTGAGCCGGATGATCCTTCACAATGCCGCCCGGGCCATCGCCGGCATGGCTGCCTCACCTTACGAAAAGACGGATCGACAGCAGTCGATCGGGCTGACCATGTTCGGCGTCACCACCGATTGCGTTACCGCAATTGTCAGCCGGCTTGAAGCCACGCATGATTGCATGGTGTTTCACGCAACCGGTGTCGGCGGGCGAACCATGGAAAAACTGGTCGATGACCGGGTGCTCTCCGGCGTGCTCGATATCACCACCACCGAGGTCTGCGATCTCCTGCTGGGCGGAGTGCTGCCGGCCACCGCCGAGCGCTTTGACGCGATCGCCCGCAGCGGCGTGCCCTATGTCGGATCAGTGGGCGCGCTCGACATGGTCAATTTCTGGGCGCCGGACACGGTCCCCGAGATCCATGCGGGCCGCAAATTCTACCATCACAATCCCAATGTGACGCTGATGCGGACCACACCGGAAGACTGCCGCCGGGTCGGCGACTGGATTGGCCGCAAGCTCAATGCCTGCAATGGCCCGGTGCGGTTTCTGATTCCCGAGCGCGGCGTTTCGGCGCTCGACATCGAGGGCGGCGCGTTTTTCGATCCTGAAGCCGATGCGGCCCTGTTTGGCGCAATCGAGGCGGCCTTCGAGACCTCCGAAAATCGTCGCATCGAGCGTCTGCCGCTGCATATCAATGATCCGGCCTTCGCCAGTGGCCGCAGCCGACGCCTTCCTGTCCATCACCTGACCTAG
- a CDS encoding ABC transporter substrate-binding protein translates to MRNKLIGMAGGLALALASGTSAYAQELTIFWAEWDPANYLQELVNEYEAETGVSVTVETTPWSDFQTKAFTEFNARGSAYDMIVGDSQWLGAASEGGHYVDLTDFFNEHNLGEVMAPATVKYYAEYPGNSGKYWAVPAEGDAVGWSYRKDWFEDPAEMAAFKEKYGYDLGVPADWKQLTDIAEFFHRPDENRYGIAIYTDNSYDAMVMGVENAIFSYGAELGNFETYEVDGYVNSDKAVAALENYKKLYSFTPPGWAKTFFVENNQAITEGLVAMSMNYFAFFPALLNDSTNPHAANTGFFANPAGPDGDQFAALGGQGISIVSYSENQEEAMKFLEWFIKDETQKRWAELGGYTASAAVLKSDEFRQATPYNEAFYQTMFKVKDFWAVPEFAELLTSANQRLYPFIVGNEGTAKETLDALAADWEATFKKYGRAQ, encoded by the coding sequence ATGCGCAATAAACTCATCGGCATGGCCGGCGGACTGGCGCTTGCACTGGCAAGCGGCACCTCGGCCTATGCGCAGGAACTGACGATTTTCTGGGCGGAATGGGATCCGGCCAACTATCTTCAGGAGCTTGTCAACGAATATGAGGCCGAAACCGGCGTCTCGGTGACGGTGGAAACCACGCCGTGGTCGGATTTCCAGACCAAGGCGTTCACCGAATTCAACGCCCGCGGCTCGGCCTATGACATGATCGTCGGCGACAGCCAGTGGCTCGGCGCCGCATCAGAAGGCGGCCATTATGTCGACCTCACCGACTTCTTCAACGAGCACAATCTCGGCGAAGTCATGGCGCCGGCCACGGTGAAATACTACGCCGAATATCCGGGCAATTCCGGGAAATACTGGGCGGTTCCGGCTGAAGGCGACGCCGTCGGCTGGTCCTATCGCAAGGACTGGTTCGAGGATCCCGCCGAAATGGCGGCGTTCAAGGAGAAATACGGCTATGACCTGGGCGTTCCGGCAGACTGGAAACAGCTCACCGACATCGCCGAGTTCTTCCACCGTCCCGACGAGAACCGCTACGGCATCGCCATCTACACCGACAATTCCTATGATGCGATGGTGATGGGTGTCGAGAACGCGATCTTCTCCTATGGCGCAGAACTCGGCAATTTCGAGACCTACGAAGTCGACGGCTACGTCAACAGCGACAAGGCCGTGGCAGCGCTGGAGAACTACAAGAAGCTTTACAGCTTCACCCCTCCGGGTTGGGCCAAGACCTTCTTTGTCGAGAACAACCAGGCGATCACCGAAGGCCTCGTGGCCATGTCGATGAACTATTTCGCCTTCTTCCCGGCATTGCTCAACGATTCCACCAACCCGCACGCCGCCAATACCGGCTTCTTCGCCAATCCGGCAGGCCCGGATGGCGACCAGTTCGCCGCCCTTGGCGGACAGGGCATCTCCATCGTCAGCTATTCCGAAAATCAGGAAGAGGCGATGAAGTTCCTGGAATGGTTCATCAAGGACGAAACCCAGAAGCGCTGGGCCGAACTGGGTGGCTACACAGCCAGCGCGGCAGTGCTCAAATCCGACGAGTTCCGACAGGCCACGCCTTACAACGAGGCGTTCTACCAGACCATGTTCAAGGTCAAGGACTTCTGGGCAGTGCCGGAATTCGCCGAATTGCTGACCTCTGCCAACCAGCGTCTGTATCCGTTCATCGTCGGCAATGAAGGCACGGCCAAGGAAACCCTCGACGCCCTGGCGGCGGACTGGGAAGCCACCTTCAAGAAATACGGTCGCGCGCAGTAA
- a CDS encoding carbohydrate ABC transporter permease: MTKLDPESRAAARGLSDLTIRNLFIIPTIAFLIIFNIFPLLYSLAYSFTDFRASTNAPANFVGLQNYRDLLSDPFIWKNFSITAKYVLISVTGQVFVGFGLAMLLNRSIPAKGLITTLLLLPMMLSMAVVGLFWKLLYDPNFGIINYFLGLDKFEWLADPDMALYAIAIVDIWMWAPFVMLLSLAGLSAVPKHLYEAAEIDRASGLYTFFRITLPLVAPILMIAIIFRTMEAFKTFDLAYVLSSQPTTELIAIRLYKMAFQEWQTGMSSALAYIVLIMVVAITNIYVKYLNKVKAR; encoded by the coding sequence ATGACCAAACTCGACCCCGAATCGCGCGCCGCCGCCCGAGGGCTGAGTGACCTGACCATCCGCAACCTGTTCATCATTCCGACAATTGCGTTCTTGATCATCTTCAACATTTTCCCGCTGCTCTATTCGCTGGCCTATTCGTTCACCGATTTCCGGGCATCGACCAACGCGCCGGCAAATTTCGTCGGCCTGCAGAATTACCGTGACCTGCTCAGTGACCCTTTCATCTGGAAGAACTTCTCGATCACCGCGAAATATGTGCTGATCTCGGTCACCGGCCAGGTGTTCGTCGGCTTCGGCCTCGCCATGCTGCTCAACCGCTCGATTCCGGCCAAGGGGCTGATCACCACCCTGTTGCTGTTGCCGATGATGCTGTCGATGGCCGTGGTCGGGCTGTTCTGGAAACTGCTTTACGATCCCAATTTCGGCATCATCAACTATTTCCTCGGCCTCGACAAATTCGAATGGCTGGCCGATCCGGACATGGCGCTCTACGCCATCGCCATTGTCGACATCTGGATGTGGGCGCCCTTCGTCATGCTGTTGTCGCTGGCCGGGCTGTCGGCGGTTCCAAAACATCTCTACGAGGCCGCCGAGATCGACCGCGCCTCGGGGCTTTACACCTTCTTCCGCATCACCCTGCCCCTGGTGGCGCCGATCCTGATGATCGCCATCATTTTCCGCACCATGGAAGCCTTCAAGACTTTCGATCTGGCCTATGTGCTGTCGTCGCAGCCGACGACCGAGCTGATCGCCATCCGGCTCTACAAGATGGCGTTTCAGGAATGGCAGACCGGCATGTCCTCGGCGCTGGCCTACATCGTGCTCATCATGGTGGTGGCAATCACCAATATCTATGTGAAATACCTCAACAAAGTGAAGGCGCGCTAA
- a CDS encoding carbohydrate ABC transporter permease yields the protein MAGVRTPQEKWTNRVAIVAVFVALAIMLTPIYWIAATSFKPRNLATTIPPTVVFQPTVSPFVKLFTKRSQLRDQPSAEEYAAAPWWEQMVFDGGEKVVRNGKTGEVRSSGYGDRFTNSLIISIVSTILAVSMGTLTAYGFSRFKVAGEDDWLFFILSTRMLPPVVVAIPMFLMYRVVGLNDTHLGLIILYTAFNLSFSVWIMKGFIDEIPREYEEAALVDGYTRMQAFFKVVLPEALTGMAATAVFCFITAWNEYAFALIMTNRNAQTAPPYIPSQVGSGLPDWTVIAAGTLLFLIPVAIFTFLLRNHLLRGMSFGAIRK from the coding sequence ATGGCCGGCGTTCGTACCCCCCAGGAAAAATGGACGAACCGTGTGGCAATTGTCGCGGTGTTCGTTGCCCTCGCAATCATGCTGACCCCGATCTACTGGATCGCGGCCACCTCGTTCAAACCGCGCAATCTGGCGACCACCATTCCGCCGACGGTGGTGTTCCAGCCGACCGTGTCGCCCTTCGTCAAGCTGTTTACCAAGCGCTCGCAACTGCGCGACCAGCCAAGTGCGGAAGAATATGCCGCCGCCCCCTGGTGGGAGCAGATGGTGTTTGACGGCGGCGAGAAGGTTGTCCGCAACGGCAAGACCGGCGAGGTCCGCTCATCGGGCTATGGCGACCGCTTCACAAATTCGCTGATCATCTCGATCGTCTCGACCATATTGGCGGTGTCAATGGGAACGCTGACCGCCTATGGCTTCAGCCGCTTCAAGGTGGCGGGCGAGGACGACTGGCTGTTCTTCATCCTGTCGACGCGCATGCTGCCGCCGGTGGTCGTCGCCATCCCGATGTTCCTGATGTACCGGGTGGTCGGGCTCAACGACACCCATCTGGGGCTGATCATCCTCTACACAGCCTTCAATCTGAGCTTTTCGGTGTGGATCATGAAGGGCTTCATCGACGAGATCCCGCGCGAATACGAGGAAGCAGCCCTTGTCGACGGCTACACGAGGATGCAGGCCTTCTTCAAGGTGGTGCTGCCCGAGGCGCTGACCGGCATGGCGGCAACTGCGGTGTTCTGTTTCATCACCGCCTGGAACGAATATGCCTTCGCCCTGATCATGACCAACCGCAACGCCCAGACCGCGCCGCCCTATATCCCGTCCCAGGTCGGCAGCGGTCTGCCGGACTGGACCGTGATTGCCGCAGGCACATTGCTGTTCCTGATCCCGGTGGCGATCTTCACCTTCCTTCTGCGCAACCATCTGCTGCGCGGCATGTCCTTCGGAGCGATCCGCAAATGA
- a CDS encoding ABC transporter ATP-binding protein, with amino-acid sequence MAQIDIRNVQKFFGHLQVLKDLNLTIEDGEFVVMLGQSGGGKTTALRAIAGLETVTSGQILINGTEVQDRKAADRDIAFVFQSFSLYPHMTVRENIAFPLRAVRMNAADRDKAVNEVAETLQIAEHLNRKPSALSGGDMQRVAIGRALVRRPQALLMDEPLGVLDAKLREQMRAEIKRLHIARGSTSVYVTHDQIEAMSLADRIVILHDGVLQQVGAPDEVYLHPTNLFVAKFVGSPVMNVSDVRITDDTVALDGAQSGFRFPAEALANVRNAGVPLALGIRPEAVLLAHDQTDGFIEAVTTNIEPLGSHDIVDVRVGNTSLRARTASGFVSGEGQRVWVNLAPAQAHFFDTATGLNLRGAH; translated from the coding sequence ATGGCGCAGATCGACATTCGCAATGTGCAGAAATTCTTCGGCCACCTGCAGGTGCTCAAGGATCTGAACCTGACCATCGAGGACGGCGAATTCGTCGTCATGCTGGGCCAGTCCGGCGGCGGCAAGACCACCGCTCTGCGGGCAATCGCCGGGCTTGAAACCGTGACCTCGGGACAGATCCTGATCAATGGCACGGAAGTGCAGGATCGCAAGGCTGCCGACCGCGACATTGCCTTCGTGTTCCAGTCGTTCTCGCTCTACCCGCACATGACGGTGCGCGAGAACATAGCCTTCCCGCTGCGCGCTGTGCGGATGAACGCCGCTGACCGCGACAAGGCCGTCAACGAGGTCGCCGAGACCCTGCAGATCGCCGAACACCTCAACCGCAAGCCCTCGGCGCTGTCGGGCGGCGACATGCAGCGCGTGGCCATCGGCCGGGCGCTTGTGCGGCGTCCGCAGGCCTTGCTGATGGATGAGCCCCTGGGCGTGCTCGACGCCAAGCTGCGCGAGCAGATGCGCGCCGAGATCAAGCGCCTGCACATCGCCCGCGGTTCGACCTCGGTCTATGTCACCCATGACCAGATCGAGGCGATGAGCCTGGCCGACCGCATCGTCATCCTGCATGACGGCGTGCTGCAGCAGGTGGGAGCGCCCGATGAAGTCTATCTGCATCCCACCAACCTGTTCGTGGCCAAATTCGTCGGCTCGCCGGTGATGAATGTCAGCGATGTCCGCATCACGGACGACACCGTCGCCCTTGATGGCGCGCAATCGGGTTTCCGCTTCCCGGCCGAGGCACTGGCCAATGTCCGCAATGCCGGCGTGCCGCTGGCACTGGGCATCCGCCCCGAAGCGGTGCTGCTGGCGCATGACCAGACCGACGGCTTCATCGAAGCCGTGACCACCAATATCGAGCCCCTGGGCAGTCACGATATCGTCGATGTCCGCGTCGGCAACACCTCGCTGCGCGCCCGCACGGCCAGCGGCTTCGTCTCCGGCGAGGGACAGCGGGTCTGGGTCAATCTGGCCCCTGCACAAGCCCATTTCTTTGACACGGCCACCGGCCTCAATCTACGCGGAGCACACTGA
- a CDS encoding ABC transporter ATP-binding protein, with the protein MADIALKGITKKFGPNSALRELDLDIKDGEFFVLLGQTGAGKTTTLRVIAGLEIPNSGQVMIDGKDATKWNAAERDVALVLQQYSLYPRLTVRGNLEFPLKSRTQNFTAAEIKERVDRVAETLQITKLLDRKVERLSGGEMQRVSIGRAIVRKPRVFLMDEPLSALDANLRDVLRVELKKLHSELGATFVFVTHDQVEAMSMGDKIGVLNKGRLVQVGTPSEIYARPINTFVARSVGTPPMNLLDGTLSGSNAVLDAGSFSLPVTAPAGSDGAKLRFGIRPEDVLLDSQGPATGRVFDIENHGVIKILTLDVGGVHLHATVSAQTRVQIDETVTFGWRPDKVLYFDPATGRNLALA; encoded by the coding sequence ATGGCCGATATTGCGCTGAAAGGCATCACCAAGAAATTCGGCCCCAACAGCGCCCTGCGGGAGCTGGACCTCGACATCAAGGACGGCGAGTTCTTCGTGCTGCTTGGACAGACCGGGGCCGGCAAGACCACCACCTTGCGGGTGATCGCCGGGCTGGAAATCCCCAATTCGGGCCAGGTGATGATCGATGGCAAGGACGCGACCAAATGGAACGCCGCCGAGCGCGACGTGGCGCTGGTGCTGCAGCAATACTCGCTCTATCCGCGCCTGACCGTGCGCGGCAATCTGGAGTTTCCGCTGAAATCCAGGACGCAGAACTTCACCGCCGCCGAAATCAAGGAACGCGTCGACCGCGTCGCCGAAACCCTGCAGATCACCAAGCTGCTCGACCGCAAGGTCGAACGGCTGTCGGGCGGCGAAATGCAGCGGGTGTCGATCGGCCGCGCCATCGTGCGCAAACCGCGGGTGTTCCTGATGGACGAGCCGCTGTCGGCGCTTGACGCCAATCTGCGCGACGTGCTGCGGGTGGAGCTCAAGAAGCTGCACAGCGAATTGGGCGCGACCTTCGTCTTCGTCACCCACGACCAGGTCGAGGCCATGTCGATGGGCGACAAGATCGGTGTGCTCAACAAGGGCAGACTGGTGCAGGTCGGCACCCCGTCGGAAATCTATGCCAGACCGATCAACACCTTTGTCGCCCGCTCGGTCGGCACCCCGCCGATGAACCTGCTGGATGGTACCCTGAGCGGATCAAATGCGGTTCTGGACGCCGGCAGTTTCAGCCTCCCGGTCACAGCCCCCGCCGGATCAGATGGTGCAAAGCTGCGCTTCGGCATCCGGCCGGAAGATGTGCTGCTGGATTCCCAGGGACCGGCAACCGGCCGCGTCTTCGACATCGAAAACCACGGCGTGATCAAGATCCTGACGCTGGATGTCGGCGGCGTCCACCTGCATGCCACGGTGTCGGCACAGACCAGGGTTCAGATCGACGAAACCGTGACATTCGGCTGGCGGCCCGACAAGGTGCTCTATTTCGATCCGGCAACCGGGCGCAATCTGGCACTGGCCTGA
- a CDS encoding NAD(P)-dependent oxidoreductase, with protein MSEKIFSTHPLHPQVTGELRSLGTLVVASEPSPAAILAESAGASIIVVRAPIPAEIFAREPGLRAAVRHGAGLDMIPLDAATAAGVLVANVPGVNAVTVAEHCIWSALALLRRYPQLSHDLKSDGWTKARAHSDHGRELSGRTLGIVGMGNVGNALFRIAHAGFGMKVLAVTSRPEALPEGAQAAALRDVLSQSDVVVLCCPLTEATRGMIGADEIGLMSAGAILVNVARGPVVHEQALISALESGRIGGAVLDVFDTQPLPDDHPYLAMHNVILTPHMAGITEESMLRMGQGVVMETRRILAGERPDNFCNPTAWERYLRRFG; from the coding sequence ATGTCTGAGAAAATCTTCTCCACCCATCCGCTGCATCCGCAAGTGACCGGGGAGCTGCGCAGCCTCGGCACGCTGGTGGTGGCCAGCGAACCGTCGCCTGCGGCGATCCTGGCTGAAAGCGCCGGGGCGTCGATCATCGTCGTGCGGGCGCCAATTCCTGCGGAGATATTTGCCCGCGAACCGGGCCTGCGGGCGGCGGTAAGGCATGGCGCGGGGCTCGACATGATCCCGCTTGATGCGGCAACGGCAGCCGGTGTGCTGGTCGCCAATGTGCCCGGCGTCAACGCGGTGACCGTGGCCGAACATTGCATCTGGTCGGCGCTGGCGCTGTTGCGCCGCTATCCGCAGCTGAGCCACGATCTGAAATCGGACGGCTGGACCAAGGCGCGGGCGCATTCGGACCATGGCCGGGAACTCAGCGGCCGGACGCTCGGCATTGTCGGCATGGGCAATGTGGGCAATGCGCTGTTTCGCATCGCCCATGCGGGGTTCGGCATGAAGGTTCTTGCCGTGACCAGCCGGCCCGAAGCTCTGCCCGAGGGCGCGCAGGCGGCGGCGTTGCGCGATGTGCTGTCGCAGAGCGATGTGGTGGTGCTGTGCTGCCCGCTGACCGAAGCCACCCGGGGGATGATCGGAGCCGATGAGATTGGCCTGATGTCTGCGGGCGCCATTCTCGTCAATGTCGCGCGGGGCCCGGTGGTTCATGAGCAGGCGCTGATTTCGGCGCTTGAGAGCGGCAGGATCGGCGGCGCGGTGCTGGATGTGTTCGACACGCAGCCCTTGCCGGACGACCATCCCTATCTGGCGATGCACAATGTGATCCTGACGCCGCATATGGCGGGCATCACCGAGGAGAGCATGCTGCGCATGGGGCAGGGCGTGGTGATGGAAACCAGGCGCATCCTGGCGGGCGAACGGCCGGATAATTTCTGCAACCCGACTGCCTGGGAAAGATATCTAAGGCGCTTCGGCTGA
- a CDS encoding FadR/GntR family transcriptional regulator — protein MTSSETDFLPNLVAHIVAVASVNGNKAPSERELAEHFAVSRGQVRESLAILEAMQLIERRAKSGIYLTMDAAGLSSMALLARAGVQLNARQIFEAVELRKIHEIKAAELAAQRATEDNLDRLRDILDRSEKQIADGLGLYRLDGEFHLEIVRATQNEMFYKICSGFYAASEQRMPIYFGKPDRNLKSHQEHQQIFEALYRRDSILAQALMNTHLGRAQSYWTEILDNGVEQDTGLGNAPRVHV, from the coding sequence ATGACAAGTTCCGAAACTGATTTCTTGCCCAACCTGGTGGCGCACATCGTGGCGGTGGCGAGCGTCAATGGCAACAAGGCGCCTTCGGAGCGGGAACTGGCCGAGCATTTTGCCGTGAGCCGTGGCCAGGTGCGGGAATCACTGGCGATACTGGAAGCCATGCAACTGATCGAACGGCGCGCCAAATCCGGGATCTACCTGACCATGGACGCAGCCGGGCTGAGCTCGATGGCGCTGCTGGCGCGCGCCGGCGTCCAGCTCAACGCGCGGCAGATCTTCGAAGCGGTGGAATTGCGCAAGATCCACGAGATCAAGGCCGCCGAACTCGCAGCCCAACGCGCCACCGAGGACAATCTTGACCGGCTGCGCGACATTCTCGACCGCTCGGAAAAACAGATCGCCGACGGGCTGGGGCTCTACCGGCTCGATGGCGAGTTCCATCTCGAGATCGTGCGCGCCACCCAGAACGAGATGTTCTACAAGATCTGTTCGGGCTTTTATGCCGCCAGCGAGCAGCGCATGCCGATCTATTTCGGCAAGCCGGACCGCAATCTCAAATCCCACCAGGAGCATCAGCAGATCTTCGAGGCGCTGTACCGCCGCGACAGCATTCTGGCCCAGGCGCTGATGAACACGCATCTGGGACGCGCGCAAAGCTACTGGACGGAAATTCTGGACAATGGCGTCGAGCAGGACACTGGCCTGGGCAACGCCCCACGCGTCCATGTCTGA
- a CDS encoding mandelate racemase/muconate lactonizing enzyme family protein: MKIKSVRAWWIQIPIEQARQHTSDFGTLRTFDAAILRIETDDGVVGWGEGKNAAGSSGNYATLVHLINEDFGPRLIGRDPADVTFIWEDLYNGVRAEKSARAGHAMPEMARRGLTVSAISAIDIALWDILGKADGKPVWKLLGGRKADRMPAYASGGWAGADQIGDQLKSYIDIGGFRAVKMRVGAMDASPHASALRVKAARAALGPDVELAVDAHGTFTVAGARRFAHLVSDCDLAWFEEPIIADDKAGIAELRASVSVPIATGESEATRFAFRDLAVMRAADIFQPDPAFCGGITESMRIGTIASAFNLRLAPHLWAGAPCFFAGLHVCAASPASFTVEFSLGANPMIHDIIDDTVEARDGMIEIPDKPGLGFTMNEAVLQTYARPL, encoded by the coding sequence ATGAAAATCAAATCCGTCCGCGCTTGGTGGATCCAGATACCGATCGAGCAAGCACGCCAGCACACCAGCGATTTCGGAACGCTGCGCACCTTCGATGCCGCCATCCTGCGGATCGAGACCGATGATGGCGTGGTCGGCTGGGGCGAGGGCAAGAATGCCGCCGGCAGCTCCGGCAATTACGCGACCCTGGTTCACCTGATCAACGAGGATTTCGGGCCGCGGCTGATCGGCCGCGATCCGGCCGACGTCACCTTCATCTGGGAAGACCTCTACAATGGCGTCCGCGCCGAAAAATCCGCCCGCGCCGGACATGCCATGCCGGAAATGGCGCGGCGCGGGCTCACGGTCTCGGCGATCAGCGCCATCGACATCGCGCTGTGGGACATTCTGGGCAAGGCTGACGGAAAGCCGGTGTGGAAACTGCTTGGCGGCCGCAAGGCGGATCGGATGCCTGCCTATGCGTCGGGCGGATGGGCCGGCGCGGACCAGATCGGCGACCAGCTCAAATCCTATATCGATATCGGCGGCTTCAGAGCGGTCAAGATGCGGGTCGGCGCCATGGATGCGTCGCCGCATGCCTCGGCGCTACGGGTCAAGGCCGCGCGCGCAGCACTTGGGCCGGACGTCGAGCTGGCGGTCGACGCCCATGGCACCTTCACTGTCGCCGGTGCGCGGCGGTTTGCGCATCTGGTGTCGGATTGCGACCTTGCGTGGTTCGAGGAACCGATCATCGCCGACGACAAGGCGGGTATCGCCGAGTTGCGGGCGTCGGTTTCGGTGCCGATCGCCACGGGCGAGAGCGAGGCGACGCGGTTTGCCTTTCGTGACCTGGCGGTGATGCGGGCGGCCGACATCTTCCAGCCCGATCCCGCCTTTTGCGGCGGCATCACCGAATCGATGCGCATCGGCACCATTGCCTCGGCCTTCAATCTGCGGCTGGCGCCGCATCTATGGGCCGGCGCCCCGTGCTTTTTCGCAGGATTGCATGTCTGCGCGGCGTCTCCGGCGAGTTTTACCGTGGAGTTTTCCCTTGGCGCCAATCCGATGATACATGATATCATTGACGACACTGTCGAAGCGCGGGATGGAATGATCGAAATTCCGGACAAACCCGGACTTGGATTCACCATGAACGAAGCCGTTCTGCAGACCTATGCAAGGCCCCTATGA